AGTCTTAATGAGGTCCCACGACAGATCGGAGGGCTCTCCAGAAGCTTCTACGGCGGCGAAAGACTCTTCCTCGGCGTCGTCGTCGGCGATGCAGAAGCGATTCCAGCGACTGAGTCGGAATGTATCCGAAGCGATCGCCTCCTTAAAGAACTCACTGAATCTTGACTCGCCTCGTGACCCGCCTCCCTCCAAAATCGACGGTCACCGTAAGATTGTTTGGGGCAGCGTTGTTCGTAGTCTAACTCAGCTTTACCCGGGCAGCCAACTGCCCGAGAAACTCGTCTCCAATATTCGCAAACACTACGATTCTATGCCGTTGAGGTAATTTCTGTCCCATTTTTATGAttagtttcaattttttttagtagAATATAGaaaatgattaaaataattGGGGTGATTAAAACAGTTATGCGCAAGCGGGGTTTGATATGAAGGATGTATTTGTTCATATACgattgattgaacaagcatgtgcTGAGGATCAACCTGCTGTTTTAATTCAAGAAATTTCTGAGAATGAAGTTCAGGGAGTTGTTTATAAGATTACATTTGCTTGCAATTCATCGATCTCGTGGCCGGCGGTTTCCGGGGCGTTAGAAAACGGGTCAATGTGTTGTAAGAAGATACAGATCTTTGAGAGGAAAAGTTCTACTCTAGGAATCCTTCATATTTTAGTGCAAAGTGGGCAGGAAAAGTGTTTTAAGATTCGTATAGAGAATGCGTTGAAATCGGCTTCTAAGAAACCAAAAATTAGTAATAGGAAGCTCCCGTTTGGGCTTTGTGGGTGTCAGGAGGAGAATGGGAGAGGGAGGGATTTTGGGGAGATAGAGGAGGAGGAGTTTGGGGATCAGAATTATAGGAACAGTGTTGAGCGTTCGAGTGAGAAGATTGAACTTTCGATGCCTTTGTCGACTTCTTCGATTGTGGTATCTGTTGATGAATGGCAGACTGTGAGGGCAGGTGGAGATGAGATTGGGAAATGGTTGTTGAGTTCTGAGAGTGTTGAGTTTGGTGATCAGATAGGACCGAGTTCTTTTAAGGGGGTTTACAAGGGTAAGAGGGTTGCTATTGAAAAACTAAAAGGGTGTGATAAGGGGAATATCTATGACTTTGTGCTCCGGAAAGATTTATTAGAGCTTATGACTTGCGGGCATAAGAACGTAGTGCCGTTTTATGGTGTATGTGTAGACGAGATTCATGGGCTTTGTGTTGTTACTAGATTCATGGAAGGGGGGTCGGTACATGACTTGATGTTGAAGCACAAGAAGCTTCAAATTAAGGATGTGATGAGGATTGCTATAGATGTTACAGAGGGTATGAAGTTTATGAATGATCATGGTGTTGCATACCGAGACTTGAACACTCAAAGAATCTTATTGGACCGCCAGGGAAATGCTTATTTAGGGGATGTGGGAATAGTCACTGCGTGCAAGAGCATTGGTGAGGCAATGGAATACGAGACTGATGGTTACCGGTGGCTTGCTCCTGAGGTATATTCCCATTATCCGCTTATGTTATTATATGTTTTAGCTTTGCTAACTTATGTGTATTACTCCAGCTTATCACTCTGTTAATATGTGCTTGCTATTGCAACAACTTAACAAAGGTCATAAATAGTTGGTGGCATTTTCTCCATTGGAAACAAGAAGTCAGTGTCATACATGAATGCTGATACCAACCACTTCTTGTGACCATAACTGTTATTGATTCCTTTTTATAGTAATTAAGAATATGAATTGGTGACATTTTGTTGTAAAGGTTTGTAAGGAAGCATGACAAATTGACAAgtcattttgtttttggtgaCTTTACCAGATGATTTGTGAATTTAGTTCATCATCACTCTGTACTTTTACTCATAGTAAATGATCAAATCAATGAAAGCTCCATGTGATATACTTTCCCTCAATTCCACTATTTATTAGAAACTCAGCCACTTAATTTGTGTCCATGATAATTGTGGGTATTGCGTACTGAACATAATTACTGATTTCTTGGATCCTTTGGTATTTATGCACTCGATATATTCTGAATATTGTTGTGCCACCTCAATGCCTGGTAATGGATGAAAATTTGAGAGTTTGATTATCCTGCCTTCAGTAATTATGCATTTGGATAAATTTTCTTGAATCTATTACGCCATTTCAGCCACCAGCTATGAATGAAATTATGAGTGCTATtctagttttttttattaaaggtTGTTCACCTGGGAGCTTTTTTTATTCCAATCTTTTTTCGGgaatttattgaatttttattttgtttactGTATGTCTACTAAAGGGTTTAAACGTGTGAATGAGTAGTGGATTTGATTCATTGAGTCATTGTAACTTTGTAAGTAGTATCTgtcatttttttttgtcaaaggaAGCCTTTATTTCTCTTCAAGTTCAAACATCATTATGATTTGAGCATGCACAACATGTCTCCATAATTAGTTCTGCATTATAGTGCTTAATTACTTGTTTACCTTTATCTGTCTAGgtaaaacacaattttcttaGTGTAATAGTGCAGTAGCACCACTTTTCTCTAGTTTGGTGGTTGATGAAAAAGATCTAACTcccattttttattaaattatatttaacagcTTAGATGGATCCTAGATCTTTTTTTTTCCCGGGGGTGGGGGGTGGTAGCCCTGTGGAGATAAGGGGTGGTGCACTGGTGCTACAAATACAATGACTACTAAATCTATCTACCACAAGTCCTACAACCATCTGTTTTTGGTagttataaataaaaattgactGATTTTTCATGCTTATTTGGGAATTCTTGAATTCGTTAAACTTTTTGGTAGTTTATGACTCTAACTTGGTTGTTTGTGTGCATTTGTCAAGATCATTGCAGCTGATCCGGAAAGTGTAAGCGAGACGTGGATGAGTAATGTATACAGTTTCGGAATGATAGTTTGGGAAATGGTGACCGGTGAGGCTGCCTACTCTGCATACTCACCTGTCCAGGCAGCTGTTGGAATTGCTGCTTGTGGTCTTAGACCTGAGATCCCTAAAGACTGCCCTCAAGTCTTGAAATCTCTCATGATTAACTGCTGGAATAATTGCCCATCAAAGCGGCCTCAATTTTCTGAAATACTCTCTGTATTACTACGGCCTAACAACAATAGTACCTTAAACAACAGGTGAACGTACAATATACCAATATTTTTGTTCCTATATCTAGTTTGCAGATTTTCATGTAAAAAAGTGCTTGCTTTGCCTAGTTTACATGACTTACATCCCCTCATGGATGTAATGCAAGTTTGTATTTCTCAATGGTGAATGAAAATTATAGTTTTGCTCTTGCCAGTCCTCTTTATTATTGTTCGCCATCAGTGAAATATGGACATAGGTTTCTTGTGGATAGCATCGTCTTTACTTGTGTTCCACATATAAGTTAAAACGTGATGTTGAGATATCTTTATTTGTGCCTATTGTTGATGGTTGCTGATTCTGCTTTTGTCATACATCCTATAAGATATATGGGAGTTTATGAGTAGAAGAAAAGGAGGAACAATGTTACCTTGATGACCCTGCATGTTTGGGGATGATAAACATGACTTTTGGGTTTGATTCCCttttatgtttgttttgtgGCAAACTCAAGGGTCCCAGAGAACTTATCTTGTTTAATGTAATTAGATTATTTTCTTAAACTCTTGGGTTGATTGGGTCCTTTTTGCCTTTAGGTTGATACCCAGTCTCTCCTGAGGTAAACCAGGAAGGTAGGTTGGTGGAGTTTCTTTGTCTTTGGACCATTTCCGAGTCCCACTATCACGACATGCTTGATTAGAACTAGGGCAGTATGTTTGTTACGAAGTATTACTTTACTTTGTTAGGCAGACCGTATAGTGGTGCTTAATTCACTAAATTTACATTGCAAAATGAACCTTTTTTCCTGTTTTGTCCAGTTTTGATACTCTCCAGGCTATGTTTGGCTGTTTAACTTAACCTGCTCAGTTGCTGTATGATTGAACAGTTGAACTCTCCCTCACCCAGAGTACCAGGTGATTATGTTA
This Spinacia oleracea cultivar Varoflay chromosome 6, BTI_SOV_V1, whole genome shotgun sequence DNA region includes the following protein-coding sequences:
- the LOC110776214 gene encoding uncharacterized protein isoform X1, translating into MAAALECWSGRTSTEEDTVEQVLMRSHDRSEGSPEASTAAKDSSSASSSAMQKRFQRLSRNVSEAIASLKNSLNLDSPRDPPPSKIDGHRKIVWGSVVRSLTQLYPGSQLPEKLVSNIRKHYDSMPLSYAQAGFDMKDVFVHIRLIEQACAEDQPAVLIQEISENEVQGVVYKITFACNSSISWPAVSGALENGSMCCKKIQIFERKSSTLGILHILVQSGQEKCFKIRIENALKSASKKPKISNRKLPFGLCGCQEENGRGRDFGEIEEEEFGDQNYRNSVERSSEKIELSMPLSTSSIVVSVDEWQTVRAGGDEIGKWLLSSESVEFGDQIGPSSFKGVYKGKRVAIEKLKGCDKGNIYDFVLRKDLLELMTCGHKNVVPFYGVCVDEIHGLCVVTRFMEGGSVHDLMLKHKKLQIKDVMRIAIDVTEGMKFMNDHGVAYRDLNTQRILLDRQGNAYLGDVGIVTACKSIGEAMEYETDGYRWLAPEIIAADPESVSETWMSNVYSFGMIVWEMVTGEAAYSAYSPVQAAVGIAACGLRPEIPKDCPQVLKSLMINCWNNCPSKRPQFSEILSVLLRPNNNSTLNNSFDTLQAMFGCLT
- the LOC110776214 gene encoding uncharacterized protein isoform X2 — translated: MAAALECWSGRTSTEEDTVEQVLMRSHDRSEGSPEASTAAKDSSSASSSAMQKRFQRLSRNVSEAIASLKNSLNLDSPRDPPPSKIDGHRKIVWGSVVRSLTQLYPGSQLPEKLVSNIRKHYDSMPLSYAQAGFDMKDVFVHIRLIEQACAEDQPAVLIQEISENEVQGVVYKITFACNSSISWPAVSGALENGSMCCKKIQIFERKSSTLGILHILVQSGQEKCFKIRIENALKSASKKPKISNRKLPFGLCGCQEENGRGRDFGEIEEEEFGDQNYRNSVERSSEKIELSMPLSTSSIVVSVDEWQTVRAGGDEIGKWLLSSESVEFGDQIGPSSFKGVYKGKRVAIEKLKGCDKGNIYDFVLRKDLLELMTCGHKNVVPFYGVCVDEIHGLCVVTRFMEGGSVHDLMLKHKKLQIKDVMRIAIDVTEGMKFMNDHGVAYRDLNTQRILLDRQGNAYLGDVGIVTACKSIGEAMEYETDGYRWLAPEIIAADPESVSETWMSNVYSFGMIVWEMVTGEAAYSAYSPVQAAVGIAACGLRPEIPKDCPQVLKSLMINCWNNCPSKRPQFSEILSVLLRPNNNSTLNNRLIPSLS